From a region of the Methyloprofundus sp. genome:
- a CDS encoding ATP-binding cassette, subfamily C, bacterial EexD, with product MNTAEKSDLQEALGLCKGAFLSAAGFSMVINFLMLVPVIYMLQLYDRVVPTQNESTLLMLTIIMMALFLTLGSLEAIRSQILVRVSTRLETILNKRVFNITYKRSLYSGGQNANSQPLDDLTALRQFMTGNGLFAFFDAPWIPFYIAVMFLFHPWYGIAATITAIILVIIAIINEKATKKTLNEANGMAMSGRALVNKNLRNAEVIESMGMLSNIRQRWLGNSYDVLSLQSVASSRAGLIASISKIVRLSSQSLILGLGAYLVIQQEITPGLMIAGSILLGRALAPIDLMIGTWKGFIAARSQYTRLNELLVSIPDDKEKMPLPAPEGKISVENAVVNPPGSKKPIIKGVSCVIETGSSMAIIGPSGAGKSTFVRALLGIWPTVSGKIRLDGADIFTWDREALGPHIGYLPQDIELFEGSISDNIARFNEVDADKVVAAAQMADVHEMILKLSDGYDTIIGAVGGELSGGQRQRIGLARALYDNPKIIVLDEPNSNLDEDGEQALGKALLRLKELKSTVIIITHRGNILANVDNLLILNEGTITAYGDKDKVLAEIQKNAQSATAQTKKMPPRVNAPVTVPVV from the coding sequence CAGCGGAAAAGTCTGATTTACAAGAAGCTTTAGGGCTATGCAAAGGTGCGTTTTTATCCGCTGCCGGTTTTAGTATGGTGATAAATTTTTTAATGTTGGTGCCTGTTATTTACATGCTACAACTTTATGATCGAGTCGTACCTACTCAAAATGAATCCACGCTATTAATGCTCACCATCATTATGATGGCCTTATTTCTGACCCTAGGATCATTAGAAGCGATTCGTTCACAAATTTTAGTCCGTGTGAGTACCCGTTTAGAAACCATATTGAATAAACGTGTTTTTAATATTACCTATAAACGCTCGCTTTATAGTGGTGGCCAAAATGCTAACTCACAGCCCTTAGATGATTTAACCGCTTTAAGGCAGTTTATGACAGGCAATGGCTTATTTGCCTTTTTTGATGCGCCTTGGATTCCTTTCTATATTGCTGTGATGTTTTTATTTCATCCTTGGTACGGTATTGCTGCCACCATCACCGCTATTATTCTCGTTATTATCGCGATCATTAATGAAAAAGCGACTAAAAAGACATTGAATGAAGCTAATGGTATGGCCATGTCAGGGCGAGCATTGGTTAATAAAAATTTAAGAAATGCAGAAGTGATTGAATCCATGGGGATGCTGAGTAATATCCGTCAACGTTGGTTAGGTAATTCTTATGATGTCTTAAGTTTACAGTCAGTTGCAAGTTCTCGAGCTGGCTTGATTGCTTCTATTTCTAAAATAGTGCGCCTTTCTTCACAGTCCTTAATTTTAGGTTTAGGGGCTTATTTAGTGATTCAACAAGAAATTACTCCGGGTCTTATGATTGCGGGTTCTATTCTTTTAGGTCGTGCTTTAGCACCGATTGATTTAATGATTGGTACTTGGAAAGGGTTTATTGCAGCCCGTAGCCAATATACGCGCTTAAATGAATTACTGGTTAGTATTCCTGATGATAAAGAAAAAATGCCATTACCTGCACCTGAAGGAAAAATCTCGGTAGAAAATGCAGTCGTCAATCCACCAGGTAGCAAAAAACCTATTATCAAGGGTGTCAGTTGTGTGATTGAAACAGGCAGTTCGATGGCTATTATTGGCCCCAGTGGTGCGGGTAAATCTACTTTTGTGAGAGCCTTATTAGGTATTTGGCCAACCGTTAGCGGAAAAATACGTTTAGATGGCGCAGATATATTTACTTGGGATAGAGAAGCTTTAGGCCCACATATTGGCTATTTACCACAGGATATTGAGCTATTCGAAGGCAGTATTAGTGACAATATTGCCCGCTTTAATGAAGTAGATGCCGATAAAGTAGTGGCTGCTGCCCAGATGGCAGATGTGCATGAAATGATTCTTAAGTTATCCGATGGCTATGACACGATTATTGGTGCTGTTGGTGGTGAGCTATCAGGCGGACAAAGACAACGTATTGGGTTGGCGAGAGCACTGTATGACAATCCTAAAATTATTGTTTTGGATGAACCTAATTCTAATTTGGATGAAGATGGTGAACAAGCATTAGGTAAGGCTTTATTACGTTTAAAAGAACTAAAATCGACCGTTATCATTATCACCCACCGCGGTAATATCTTAGCAAATGTCGATAATTTATTAATTCTGAATGAAGGGACTATCACCGCTTATGGTGATAAAGATAAAGTCTTGGCTGAAATACAAAAAAATGCGCAGTCGGCTACAGCGCAAACTAAAAAAATGCCTCCTCGCGTTAATGCGCCTGTTACTGTTCCAGTTGTCTAA